In the Hordeum vulgare subsp. vulgare chromosome 7H, MorexV3_pseudomolecules_assembly, whole genome shotgun sequence genome, one interval contains:
- the LOC123408832 gene encoding auxin-induced protein 10A5-like — protein MEEQGRGASNKIRDIVRLQQLLKRWKRMAVAPGKSNGGVPKGSFAVYVGEEMRRFVIPTEYLGHWAFEELLREAEEEFGFRHEGALRIPCDVEAFEGILRLVAAGKKDSAADMCDRSCSSETEILCR, from the coding sequence ATGGAGGAGCAGGGCAGGGGGGCGAGCAACAAGATCCGGGACATCGTGCGGCTGCAGCAGCTGCTCAAGCGGTGGAAGCGGATGGCGGTGGCGCCGGGCAAGAGCAACGGCGGCGTGCCCAAGGGGTCCTTCGCGGTGTACGTGGGCGAGGAGATGCGGCGGTTCGTGATCCCCACCGAGTACCTGGGCCACTGGGCCTTCGAGGAGCTGCtccgggaggcggaggaggagttcGGGTTCCGGCACGAGGGCGCGCTCCGGATCCCCTGCGACGTCGAGGCCTTCGAGGGCATCCTCCGCCTCGTCGCCGCCGGGAAGAAGGACTCCGCCGCCGACATGTGCGACCGCTCCTGCTCCTCCGAGACCGAGATCCTCTGCAGATGA